The Halichoerus grypus chromosome 15, mHalGry1.hap1.1, whole genome shotgun sequence genome includes a window with the following:
- the LOC118543226 gene encoding kallikrein-4 isoform X2 — MVEASFSIQHPEYNKPFIANDLMLIKLKESVSGSDTIRNISIAPQCPAAGDSCLVSGWGQLIDGRQPQVLQCVNISVVPEEICNAFYAPVYHHSMFCAGGGQDRKDSCKGDSGGPLVCNGSLQGLVSFGQAQCGLPYVPGVYTNLCKFTDWIQKTIQDS, encoded by the exons ATGGTGGAGGCCAGCTTCTCCATTCAGCACCCAGAGTACAACAAACCCTTTATCGCCAACGACCTCATGCTCATCAAGTTGAAAGAATCGGTGTCCGGGTCTGACACCATCCGGAACATCAGCATCGCCCCCCAGTGCCCAGCAGCTGGGGATTCTTGCCTCGTTTCTGGCTGGGGTCAGCTGATTGATG GCAGGCAGCCCCAAGTGCTCCAGTGCGTGAATATCTCGGTGGTGCCCGAGGAGATCTGCAATGCCTTCTACGCCCCCGTGTACCACCACAGCATGTTCTGCGCTGGCGGAGGACAGGACCGGAAGGACTCCTGCAAa GGTGACTCTGGGGGCCCCCTGGTCTGCAACGGGTCCCTGCAGGGCCTCGTGTCTTTTGGACAAGCCCAGTGTGGCCTACCCTACGTGCCAGGCGTCTACACCAACCTCTGCAAGTTCACTGACTGGATACAGAAAACCATCCAGGACAGTTAA